TCCCCAATTCTCTTTATTTTCAATTTCcgctttgtttttgtttttgatttctAGGGTTTCAATTAGAATCCTATCAGCACTACATAACATTTAGAGAAGGAAACAGTAACAACATCGAAATAATGCGGTAAACGCAGTACAAGAATCACAGGAAAATATTAATCCCTTCGAATAAATAAAAGTGTTcacttaccttttttttttttgttaaaaaagagtgtctacttaccaaatcaagaaataattaaccTTGTTCTTCTAAAAttgtccttattaagtgttaagtgattaAATTCCAATACTTATTTAATTAGcagtagtttagtcaaattacttatttttgcttaaaattagtattttcttaaataaTGTCAAatgactaagagcccgtttggcttagcttataagttgttttcagtttttttgagtgtttggctggccagcttataagccattttatgcttaaaaaaataagttggatagccaaatttttttttaggacttataaattgttttcagcttataaactattctttttaagctaagtcaaatggatctttgagtggacactttttttttaatctgtagCAGTACTTTATAAAGAATTTAAAATGAACTGTAAACTGTGTGAATTTTTAAAGCTGGACTAAACTGACTAAAATGGACTAAatgtctttttatttttattttgactaGATGATTCACTTTGAGTAacgaaagcaaaaaaaaaaaaaaaaaagagtgaacaAGTTTCGTATCAATAGATCTTTCCTATATATAGTTGCCTATTTCCAGAAAAGCTCTTTTGAGAGAAGAAGGAggggaaaaaaaggaaagaaaataataatgtgtattttcctttgatttttccaTATATCTTCTCTCCTGTAAAGAAATAATAATGGAAGTTGACGGTGAAGGAGTAGTAGTAGTTCCATCTCCACCgcatgatgatggtgatgatcaTCCTCATTTATCACCCGTTGGATCGCCTGACTCTGATCATCTTTCTCAGCCGTCTGATCAACTCCATCCCCAAGTCACACCCACTGTTCTCACCGATGATCTTCGTATCAAGATCGTCAAGCAggtccctttttatttcttgatgtatacTAGGGTTTATCATTCTTGGGTGATTTTGTTGAGTTCTAGGGTTTAAGCTAAAAGGTCAAGTTTTGAAGTCACTTTGATGATGCTGTGTAATTGATTTGATCGGCCAGATGCTTTTCAATTTTTCTCTGAATTTGCCTAACTGTAGATATGCTGACTGAATTTTTTCCAAGTGAAACTCTTGAATTGGATTGATGTGGTAGGTTGGTATGTGGTTTAACTGTAATGTTGGGTGTTTTGCTAAGTTGGGGGTTCTTGAATTAGCTGATTAATGTTTGAAAGTTAGAAATATTTGCTATATATGGTAGAAACAGTGGAGGTATAAATGGGAATCGCTTGGTATGTTCAGAGACTTCCCCATTTGATATATAGTAAAAAGAATCTGATTCTTAATTTTATTCCTTTATCATTGGATGCCCCTGTCAAGTTCTTCGTATGGTTATTAATTCTATGAATAGAACTTGaggaaaaattgaattttttaaaCTTGTTTGAGATATTTTAGGTTTGTGAGCTATGTATTATTGTAGTTCTTGCAACATCTTGTTGAAAGTTGCAAAGGAACTGTAATTATAGGAATGTTTGCTGGACTTCTGTGTGGTACCTGTAAAAGATCGTCTGCATCTATGAGAAGGATAGCAAAATGCATAATTTCACTATCTCTTGCTGAAACCTTTCTTTAAGTTAAGTTGTAAAGACTTAGTTAATGAGCATTTGTTGCTCGCGTACATACATAGGTATTCCCGTAAGAGTATTTTGCTATGTACAACCTTCAGATATTAGTGCTTACCTTCGATAATTCTAGCATTTTACTAGTCCTTGGTAGATATAGGTTTGCTGCTCTGTCTTAGTGGCTAAATATTAGTATTAAAATCTGTAGCATATAACTACATGGCAGTATTTTGCTTCCGACCACTATCCAGTTCTCAAATGTAAATGAAAATTGACATAACCAAGCATGTTGCTGAAATTCTGCCTCTTGCAGGTTGAGTATTACTTCAGCGATGAAAATTTACCTACTGACAAGTTTCTGCTGAAGTATGTGACTAGAGACAAGGAAGGGTTTGGTAAGTGTTGGAGTTTATTTAGTTATATATGATACTGCCTTCAAATTGCTTTCCTACTCCCTCTCCACGTTCTCTTATTCTTGTAAGGGTTTTATGTTTTGTATCCTCTAGTATCTCTCCTATACTGCTGCACTCCACTACCTTCTTATCTTAAAATCTCAACTGAGTGCTGTTTCTTGCAGTCCCGGTGAAAGTGATTGCTTCTTTTAGAAAAGTCAAGAAGCTTACGAGGGAGACATCAATAATAGCAGCTGCACTTAGGGAATCTTCTCTTCTTGTAAGTCTAACTTTTTCTTGTTGACTATAAAGAATATTGCTTCACACCCCTTTTAATCCATTTGTCTTTATGTAAATAGTCCTATGCTATGTCTTTCATTCTctttgttcttttttctttttctggagGTTGTAAGTCCTGATGGTGGAAAGGTGAAGCGACTTCATCCTCTTCCATTAAGTGAGATTAAAGATCCCAAGGTATTGATACTTCTATGGGAACTCTATAATATAATCTAAACTATAGTTGGGATGAAGTAATTCTTCTACTTACCATGTTTTAGGTTTGTACTGTGTTGGTGGAAAATTTACCTGAGGATCATTCCGTGGATAACCTTAGGCACATATTTGGCCAGGCTGGGAAgtatgtttctttttctttttcttactcTATTTTCTTTTTGACTGCTGTTATTTTCCTAGAAACAATGGGCATTGAAATTTTTTGAACTTCCAGTGTAAAGCATATTACCATCCGTGATCCACACACTGAAAGAAATCCTCGAAAATGCACTACTGCTGAGAAGCTGCTCAGTGGAAAGGTATGTAACTACAGATACTACGTCAAGAGCATCTAAGATCTGACTAGTGTGAAGCATGGGATGGGTCTCAAAACAGTTGACCTACATTTAGAAATTTAGTTTTCCTAGTTGTTCATGAGAAATATCATCGCGTTTAGGGTCCAATTGGTCTTGCTGTTTGTGTTTGCATCATAACGAGAAGCTTTGAGGTAGCAGCATTATGTTCTTTCTTCATGCATGGGTTGGAcatttatttcttcttcttttttctcattGTAGTTGCATGCTCTTGTGGAATATAGCACAGTGGAAGCTGCTGAAAAAGCTGTGAGTGTGAAGCAAGGTTCCTATTCTAGTTCATTTTGGCCGTGTCATTTCAATAAATCAGATATCGTTCATTTTGTGGTGGCTTTACAGGTGGCCATTTTGAATGATGAACAGGATTGGAGATTTGGCTTGCGAGTCAAGCTTCTCATGAAAACTGTAATTTGTTTTGTctccttgtcttttttttttggggccTATACACTGAATAATATTGTGATTGGTGTATGCAGTATAACATGTTATGTTTCTCTTCAGAACAAGCCTGGCCAAAGTAAGAAAGGCTGGAGAGATCAAGATTCTGATAGGAATAACAATATCCAAGCATCTGATCTGGCAGTTAATGAAGAAAACCATTCAAGCGAACATCGCGTTGATTCACAAGATGAAGAGGTTAGTCTTAATTTCTTTTTCAATCTTTAGATTTATGTCCAAAGATAGTTGCTGAGTATGAGTAGTAGTATACTCGTGTTAGTGTCTAGAAAGCAGATGAGTAAGGTGTTGCGAGACAAAGGATGAATGCTACTTGATTGTTTATATTTAAACATATTATGTACCTTAAGAAatataaatggaaaaataaaagAAGGAAGAAGTAGATGAAAACTGATGGCTGGAGTTAGGATGTTGTTGTTTAAACTCAATACTATAGTTAAGTATATATTCTTAATAAGTATGTCATAATGATTATTAACAAATAAGAACTTCCCTTATTTCATGAGCtcaaaaaaaatcctttttaaaGACCTTGTATGTTATGTTGTTAGTTACTTTCTGTTTCACTGGCTCTTTCATTGATACATTGAAAATATCTCTACGTCCATATATTCCTTCACACATTGCACGTCCGTAACCTCATTTGGGCACTCTCCATGACAACATCACTCCACGCTCTCAAAGATTATTCCTAGGAAGCTCACCAAAAAACATACTAATGAAACTCTCCATCTCCCTCAATCATTCTCATGCCTTGAACAACCATAGAATACCAAAATCTTCTTCTCTCATGCCACCAGTGCACTTCACCGTAACTTGATCCTTTTTCATCGATGAGACAAAATCCAATTTCATCTCGTCTACTCGTGCATCACTCACATCCATTATGGAAAAAACAACAGACTCCTCTAATTCTTCTCGATTTTTCTACC
Above is a genomic segment from Lycium barbarum isolate Lr01 chromosome 12, ASM1917538v2, whole genome shotgun sequence containing:
- the LOC132623545 gene encoding la-related protein 6A isoform X2 codes for the protein MEVDGEGVVVVPSPPHDDGDDHPHLSPVGSPDSDHLSQPSDQLHPQVTPTVLTDDLRIKIVKQVEYYFSDENLPTDKFLLKYVTRDKEGFVPVKVIASFRKVKKLTRETSIIAAALRESSLLVCTVLVENLPEDHSVDNLRHIFGQAGNVKHITIRDPHTERNPRKCTTAEKLLSGKLHALVEYSTVEAAEKAVAILNDEQDWRFGLRVKLLMKTNKPGQSKKGWRDQDSDRNNNIQASDLAVNEENHSSEHRVDSQDEEEGDHLSKGPMVEHAQVEKNGPRVPTKNRGRGRRNKRGIHGHGHGTTTSSHAVEPSKPPPGPKMPDGTRGFTMGRGRPLSSSPS
- the LOC132623545 gene encoding la-related protein 6A isoform X1, translating into MEVDGEGVVVVPSPPHDDGDDHPHLSPVGSPDSDHLSQPSDQLHPQVTPTVLTDDLRIKIVKQVEYYFSDENLPTDKFLLKYVTRDKEGFVPVKVIASFRKVKKLTRETSIIAAALRESSLLVVSPDGGKVKRLHPLPLSEIKDPKVCTVLVENLPEDHSVDNLRHIFGQAGNVKHITIRDPHTERNPRKCTTAEKLLSGKLHALVEYSTVEAAEKAVAILNDEQDWRFGLRVKLLMKTNKPGQSKKGWRDQDSDRNNNIQASDLAVNEENHSSEHRVDSQDEEEGDHLSKGPMVEHAQVEKNGPRVPTKNRGRGRRNKRGIHGHGHGTTTSSHAVEPSKPPPGPKMPDGTRGFTMGRGRPLSSSPS